The following DNA comes from Quercus robur chromosome 1, dhQueRobu3.1, whole genome shotgun sequence.
ATTTCGTAAGTTTAAAGTCCTCATAGttcattaattattttgttctaaCTTTGTcaatatttccttttctttcctctatCTTTACGGTTAGCACACCTATCTCCACAactctataattttattttccaacTAAAATCAAGGGAATCAATATTATACTGGTACCAGCCATactgaaaaaaatatatcatactGGTCATTAAGTCAGTACTGGTACTCCTTTAAaatgtacccaaaaaaatactAGGTTACACCGGCCTAGGCCTGTACCTAGCATACTCGGATGTATTGGCTGGTATAAttaagagcaaaaaaaaaatgttaaaattttgaaattaaaaaaaaaaaaaaaaaaaaaaaaaaaaaaaccaaacaaacaaacaaacatgttatttaaGCTAATGAATTGGTTAATTAGTGTACTTAGGCTATTATTTagactttaaattttttgttaataaacataaaaattaataaattcatactttcataaaataaatacaagcatgcatgtatgtatgtatatatatatatatatattgtaggggcATTGGGCATTGGAGACTGTCGTTTATGTGTGTcttgggcccaaggcccaagccgaggactaAAGACCATCCGAGGAGGGGTGAACACCATCAAGGGGACCCATGCTAATGGGTGATGAGGTCAGCTTTAGCCATAATGGCATAAGAGGGTAGGCTGAGGACAGATGTCACCTCGGACTGATTATGCTGAGGTCTGAACAAGTAGTCTACCATCCAGAAAGGTATTCCAGAAAGTTCTGTGAGCACGGACAAGCATTgcaaaaacaaagtacaaatGGAAgccctaaaatatctaagaaggAATCCACTACCATCGTATTTAAggctctgcagctaactttctggctACATTAGTGTGgagaagactcctgaacaggGCTATGTTGGCCGTCCCAACGCACAAGGTAGCCTGAGGAGGTGTCCAATgagacaagcactcaagtaaggGAATGGATGGCCAACGAGTGGAAGGCCAAGATCGTTTGAAGGGGACTATATAATAAGAGAAATTCTCCATAGAAGGGGGACGgaaaaaatcaagagagaaatactgtagcaattaAGAATCAAACTTGTAATCATACTTGTAAGGAATATATAAAAGCTAACCTCCTCGAACTTGTGCCAAGGATTGTTTTTCTAAACTCAATCCAAGCATCTTCTTAGTTCTTGTGAGTTGAGCCTATTTTACCTGCGATCCAATTCACTCTGTCCCAGTTTTACAaaccactctctataaattcattgttctGGGCTTTTTGAGCCTTACTCCATTCGATCTTGGGTTGGGTTCcaaatttggtccttacatatatatatagaaatatataaatagcatGTTTTCTAAAATGGTACTCTAATATTATTTGGTATCGAAATATTTTGTTCCtatgaacaaaacaaaacagccTCTAGTACAAATTTGACTCATTTgactaaaaatataattagttttttttatatgttggattcaaattcaaatcttttattcaatgacCAAAAACTTTATAagtgaaataaattaaaatcttattgatattattaattaCACATTAATTATGGTAGGTACAAATGAGCAACAGGCATGGTTTTGTGTATACATGCAAGATGGCTAGgaagaggggttttttttttttttttttttttttttttccgtgagatagtttcaacctatagtaTCTGCttttgatgataactctttatcatcagaccaatatactaattggttttttatgtaagtgaaaattgaaccctaaatctcttattcaaccataaaaaaatcTACCAGTTGGTCGTTCCCTTTAAGGTCAATCTTCTTCAACTCACATGGAATGCTCCATGTAAACTTTGTAGAAGTCTTGCAAACAACACCACGGTAAtgttatttactcttttttttttttcaaatccaataaaatttgaaattatgatGTTCTTTCTATCTCCATGATAACTATTCTTATTATTTAACCAAAACattaagggcatgtttggtataCTAAATAGTAATCTTAATTacagagaataaaaattatgaaatatattgtAACCGAATAATTAAAgttattcataagtttggttgtgagttgttagaatagaataaaacttaaaatttattttaagaaatattttactcaaataattatatttttaaaaaataatacttttttaaatctgagagagagatgagatatttttcatgattttttagtTCTATGATTGTTATTtgcatatggaaagtttatttattgaaaaatatattaattttagaaattattacacctaataattattttccattttaaagaataactattcataaagaacaattatttcTTGCAATAAAAACATTGTCCAACTACTAAATAGTTAGACCATCGAAATAGTTATCACATTAGAGTTCTTATTACAATCTACAAAACATGTCTTAATTGATTTTCTGTTTAAGtagaattcaaataaaattctattattcaATGACCAAATATATTAGCAGATAAAACTAGAATCCCACTTAATTATCAATTAAGCTGGGTACAAATGAGCAGGCAAGCGTGGTTCTGCGTACACATGCAAGGGTTTGGCGAGGAAGAGTCGGTCGTTCTCTTTAAGGTCAATCTTCTCCAACTCAGGTGGAATTCTCCATGTAAAACCTTGTAGAAGTCTTGCAAATAGCATCACAGTAATGAGTGTCCCTAGTGTACCACCCATGCACCCTCTCCTTCCTCTAGTGAAGGAAATGAACCTCAGGCCAGGTTCTGCAAGCCCCAACTCATGTGAATTATCCTTGAAATGTCGCTCAGGGTTGAACCTTAAGGGGTCCTCCCAAACTCTTGGGTTTCGACCGAGGCCTAATCGGCTTAGCAAGACTTGACTACCTTTAGGGATGAAGTAGCCAGCCACAGTAAGATCTTCTTTAGCGACATGGGGGAGATTGAATGGTGCAATTGGGTGAAGCCTAAGAGACTCCCTTGCACAAGCCACCACATAGCTTAGGTTAGGAatatctgattcttcaacaagtCTCTCCTTTCCAACCACCCTGTCTAATTCCTCTACTGCTTTTTGTAGCTGCTCAGGTTGGTTTAGCATTTCTGCCAAAGCCCACTCCACTATATTGGAAGGATTATCCACAGTTGCAAGGAATAGTTCCTGCATGAATAACAACAAGACTATTAATAGGTATACAAAACTAaacatttttgtaaatatataacATGGACATTTCTGTAGGGAGAAAACTGAAAGGATCCTGtagaattcttttattttatattttattcgaGATAAAAACTATATTCTAGTCTAACGTAAATGTATATATGCGTAAAACTTtctcctgaaaacttgaactcCAACCCTTACCCTTCACCCTACAAGAACTTGTGGCACGCTAAGAATGTGTGATGGTAGAATCCCCTAAAATTCTTAGATAAATAGAAACCAAATCTTATTTATGGAGTTCTTTAAATCTTATCcataaatttattacaaaagaTATGAGTGAATattcaaaacaataataattaatatttctttaaatgACACTAACTGGCAAAAATGAATTCACTCAtttcaaaattgataaatttgaatcaatgataaaaaataaaaaataaaaaataaaaataaaaaaaagaagaattccAATCAATGGTTTAAACAAGAAGTTATTTGTAATTTCGTATACTATGCAAATAAGATCCATCAATTAAAAATGATTAAGTGGATACTTCTTTTCTTATCAAACCTAGGTTTGTTTtcaatagtgaaaaaaaaaaaaagtaattatttgGTATCTAATTAAAATGATAATGGAGTATAAAAGTCGTGAATATGGGAATAATTTCTTAAAAACCGATTAAATGTCAAAGTATATCACCGTGATTTGTGCTTTGATCTCTGCCACTGATAGCAATGGCTTCCCATTGTCATCCTTAACTGAAATGAAAACATCAAGAAGGTCTTCAGGCTCGGTCCTCTTCCCCTCTTTCCACATTTCTACTCTCTCATTGATAATCGGATCCTCGTACTTTTTGATAACATTCAAAGCATTCCTCACAGTCTTTTCATGTCCATCTAAATCGAGTGGCTTCAAGATTGGCAAGTAATCAGAAACACACAATGCATACACATACAAAAGCACAGTAAATAGTGCTTTAATATGCTCTTGTTCTTCAACACAAGGCCCTCCATCCTCTCTTCCTTGCCTATAGTACCTTCTGTTGAACATCATTCTCCTCATAATAATTCCAGTGAAGTGTTGGGAAACTAACCTTACATCAACAACTGAGCCTGA
Coding sequences within:
- the LOC126714972 gene encoding tryptophan N-monooxygenase CYP79A68-like, with translation MSLSFFFSQGSEYVFIYVTFLFALLFAFIFFFLSKIFTKSKRPLLPPGPKPWPIVGNLPEMWRKKPRYRWLHSLMKELNTEIACVRLGSVYVVPVASPEIAMEFLRQHDAVMASRPITVTTSMFSDGFLTAVVAPWGKQWKKMRKVLTHEILNPTRLEWLRSKRKEEADNLLRVVNNICKSGSVVDVRLVSQHFTGIIMRRMMFNRRYYRQGREDGGPCVEEQEHIKALFTVLLYVYALCVSDYLPILKPLDLDGHEKTVRNALNVIKKYEDPIINERVEMWKEGKRTEPEDLLDVFISVKDDNGKPLLSVAEIKAQITELFLATVDNPSNIVEWALAEMLNQPEQLQKAVEELDRVVGKERLVEESDIPNLSYVVACARESLRLHPIAPFNLPHVAKEDLTVAGYFIPKGSQVLLSRLGLGRNPRVWEDPLRFNPERHFKDNSHELGLAEPGLRFISFTRGRRGCMGGTLGTLITVMLFARLLQGFTWRIPPELEKIDLKENDRLFLAKPLHVYAEPRLPAHLYPA